DNA sequence from the Halocalculus aciditolerans genome:
TTCACACCGTGCTCTTCGAGCACCTCCATCGCGTACCCGCGATCCTCTTCCAGGTGATCGGTATTCGGTGTTCCACCGACGACAGCGTGGCCTTGCTCACGAAGTTCCTGAGCGAGCTTGCCTGTCCCGATATCCGGACCCACCCAGATATCGTCGAAGATGATGACGTCAGCCCACTCCACCTCAGCGCGCCAGTCATCCGTTTTCGGCACGAAGCCGTCCCCAATCTCCTTGTCGTGTTCGGCTTCGATGTAGTATTTCACGCTGTGGCCTTCCTTGTGGACTTGCCACGCAGTGTCGGTAATCAGTGCAGCGTCGGCGGAGACGAACAGGAAATTCTTGGATTCCATTGTTAGGGTTTAAGCCGCGGTAATATCGGTTTGTGCGTCAACACTCGCGGTCGGATTATATAATAGATCCCCGAAATGGTGCTCGAAGTTGAAGTTGACCTGGTCGATGAACTCCTCGCCGTTGAAGAAGCCGCAGACGGCGACTTCGACGCCCTCGACCTTCCGCTGGAGCTGGAAGCCCTTCATCCGGTGACCCCACGCTTTCTTGTACGCCTTCAGGACGTCGACGACGTCGCTGCCGTCGTCCTCGTTTCCGACGTAGAGGAGGCGCTTGACGTTCTGCACCTCGCCGAGCGGCTTGATGACGTAGGGAGCGGGGTGTTCTTGAACGTGCTGGATGCCCGCGTCGAAGTCGTGGAAGATGTGGTGCTCGACGGTGTTCACGCCGTGCTCTTCGAGAATCTCCATGGCGTACCCGCGGTCCTCTTCGAGGTGGTCGGTGTTCGGCGTGCCGCCGACGACGGCCTTCCCCTGCTCGCGGAGTTCCCGCGCGAGCTTCCCGGTGCCGATGTCGGAGCCGACCCAGATGTCGTCGAAGATGATGACGTCAGCCCACTCGACTTCCGCCCGCCAGTCGTCGGTCTTCGGCACGAAGCCGTCACCGATCTCCTTGTCGCTCTCCCCCTCGATGTAGTATTTGACGTCGTGGCCTTCCCGGTGGACTTGCCACGCGAGGTCGGTGATGAGCGCCGCGTCGGCGGAGATGAACAGGAAATGCTCGGAGTCCATACCGGGACGTCACAGACAGGAGAGAAAAATCGTTCGGCGACCGGCCGAAACGTCAGCGCTCTCTGAGCGTCCACTCGCCGTCGCGGCGTTCGAGGACGGCGTCAAAAAGCTGGGTGAGGGTGCCGACGGTCTGTTTGTCGTGGGCGTCGGGGTCGAGGTGGTAGTGGGCGACCGCGCCCTCGCGGGAGAGTTTCACCGTCATGACGTGGAGGAACTGGAAGGCGCGCTCCAAGGGGACGTGGGCGAGGAGTTCGGTGAGGGAGTCGACGCAGACGAGGAGTTCGCGGTCCTCGCCGTCGAGGCGGTTGTCGAGGAAGGTGGTGAGCGCGATACCGACCTGCGTGAGGTCGGCGGGGTCCTCGACGGCGCGGACGTCGACGGTCGAGCCGGTGCGGACGCTCGGCCCGTCGTCGGTGCCCGCGCGCGCCGCGGCGGATCGGGAGATTTCGCCGACGGCGACGGCGAAGACGCTCTTCGGCTGGTGTTCGTGCTCCGCTCGCCACCGGACGAGGTGCTCGTCGACGCGGCCGTCCCAGGAGACGACGACGACGTCCTCGTCACCGGGTTCGGACGCGGTCAGGAGGGCGTTGCAGGCCGTCTCGTCGTCGTCGAGGAGGAGGACGTTGGAAGCGGTGCTCGGAACGGGGACATCGTCGCGCGAATCATCGTGGTGCTGTTCGACTCCCAGCGTGAAACCCTCAGTTGCGACGTTCTTCTCACCTATCGCATATGAACGTTGTGGAGAGTTCCAGCGGGCCCCGTAGCGGGCGCGCGACCGCCGCGCGCCGAACGGCGGTCCCGGGCTAGAACTCGTAGTCGTCGTCGAGCGGGCGGTCGGCGGTCTCCTGCATCTCCTCGCCGTAGAAGTCGCCTTCGGCCTCCGCGCCGGCGTCCGTCTCGTAGGCGTTCAGGCCGAGCGAGAGGATCTCCTCTGCGGCCTCGTTCCGGTTCACGAACTCGCCCTGGTCGACGATACGCTCCAGTTCGACTTCGAGGTCGTCGGGGATGGTGACTTCGACTTTCGGCATTCGCCCGCACGTTCGGGCGCGCCGCGTAAGAAGGGTTCGGCCTGCAGAGCAGGGGGTGGGGGCCGGGCGGCCGCGAAAGGGGGAGGACGCGGCCACCCGTACCCGACGGGAGGCGTGCCAGCGTCAAGAACCGCCGGGTCGAATCGGCCCTCGATACGTGCGTCAGTCGTCGAGCCGCCGGACCATGTGGACGTGCGGGATGCCGGCTTCGTCGAACGGCTCGCCCTCGACGGCGTAGCCGCGGCGCGCGTAGAACCCCCGGGCGTGCGTCTGCGCGTGCAGTTCGAGGACGTCGTAGCCGCCGTCGCGTGCGGCCGCTTCGACGGCGTCCATGAGCGCGTCACCCCACCCCTCGCCGCGGCGCGCCTCGCGGACGGCGACCCGCTCCACCTTCCCGACGCGCTCGCCGTCCGCGGACTCGGACTCCCGGAGGCGGGCGACGCCGATCGCCTCCGAGCGGCCGTTCCCGCCGTCATCGCTCTCGTCGATGCCGCGCTCGCCGCCGTCGCGCTCGCCGGTGCCGTTCTCGTCGTCGTAGGCGACGAAGTGGCGGGCGTCGGCGTCGTGTTCGTCGAACTCGAGCGCTTCGGGGACGTCCTGTTCCTCGACGAAGACGGCGACGCGGACGGCACGGGCGTCCGCGAACCGCTCGTCGTCCTCGTCGACGCGGACCACGGTCATACCTGGAACGGGGGCGCGGGCGTGGAAAAACCGTGCGATGCGGTCGGAGGGTTATTCGACGTCGATGCTGTGGCCGCTCCCGGTGCCGGCTTTGGGGAGGGTCACGGTGAGCACGCCGTTCTGGTAGGTGGCGTTCGCCTCGGTCTCGTCGACGGGGCCGGGGAGGCGGACGTCGCGGACGAGGGAGCGGCGGCTTCGCTCCTTCCGGTGGTAGGTGACGTCCTCGTCCTCGTCGCGTTCGGTCTCCTCGCTGTGCGTCGCGGAGAGGCGGAGAACGCCGTCGTCGACGCTGACGCCGATGTCGTCCTTGTCGAAGCCGGGGAGGTCGGCGGTGACCTCGTAGGCGTCGTCGGTCTCGGAGACGTCGACGCTGACGCCGCCGAGTTCGCCGAGCGAGGAGAGGTCGCGGTCGAACTGGCTGCCGAGTCGGTCGAGCGTGCGCTGCAGGTCGTCGAAGAACGGGTCTCGTGCCATCACTGGCTGAGTAGGGGCGGAACCCTCAAAGGCCTTATCGCCGAACGGAGAAAAACACCGGACTGCGGCGGGTTCAGGGCGTCGGAGAACCGGGAAGAGCGGTCGGCAGTGAAGGCCGGGGGTGGTCGGTGGGGGCCGAGTGAGAGTCGCCGGAGGTAGCCGGAGAGATGAATCTGCGAGGTGGGCGCGTCGCTCCGATGAGGAACGGTCGGCGCAACAGTATTTTGTATCAGCCACAATAATGTGCAGTATGGAACGCGAGTCGGCGGACGAAGGCGAGGCGGGGGACGCCCGCGTGGGTGTCGGCCTCCTCGACGAGGATATGGGGCCGAGTTCGGCGTTCGCCCACCTCTACCGCGGGGAGATACACCGGATGAAGCTCTGGCGAGAGCGCCTCGACCGCACGACGAACTGGGCGGTCGTCGTGATGGCCGCGCTCCTCACGTGGGCGTTCTCCAGCCGCACGAACCCGCACTACATCATCCTCGTCGGCGTCGCCGCCGTCACCGTCTTCCTCGTCATCGAGGCGCGGCGGTTCCGCGGCTACGACATCTGGCGGTCGCGCGTCCGCACGCTCCAGGCGAACGTCTGGGCGGTCGGTCTCGACCCGGAGCGGGACGTCGACGACCCGGACTGGCGCGAACGCCTCGGCCGCGACTACGCGCAGCCGACCGTGAAAATCACCGCCGAAGAAGCCATCGCACACCGGCTGCGCCGCGTCTACCTCCCGCTCTTCGCCGTGCTCGGCACTTCCTGGTTCATCCACGTCACCGCGTTCGAGATGTCGTCGTGGCCGGCGAGCGCGGCCATCGGCCCCGTCCCGGGGACGCTCGTGAGCGCGGTCGTCGTCGGGTACTACGCGCTCCTCAGCGCGGTCGCGCTCCGGCCGCGGACGTGGCACGCGCGCGACGAGCTCCGAGAAGAGGACCTGCGGAAAGACCGAGAGTGAAGGGGGTTAGGCGTGTGCTTCGATCTGCGAGACGTAGGCGGTGAGGTCCGTGGTGGTGATGATGCCGATGACGTGGTTCTCGTCGTCGACGACGGGGAGGTGGTGGATGCCGACGTCGAGCATCGTCTCGGCGGCCTCGGTGATGGAGTCCCCGGCTTTCGCGGTGCGGACGCCCGTAGTCATGTATTCGGAGACCGGCGTCTGGTCTTTCGGCTGGCGTTCGGCGACGATGCGCACGAAGTCGGTCGTAGTGAGAATCCCTTCGAGTCGGCCGTCGCCGTCGACGACGACGACAGACCCGATTCCGTTGTCGAGCATCGTACGCGCCGCGTCCTCGACGAGGGTGTCGGGCTCGACGGTCGTAACCTCCGAGGACATGAGCCGCGCGACGAAGATGTCTTCCATACGTCTCCTCCCTTGTTTCGGCCCGCTGTTAAGGGTTTGTACCGGGGCGGAACGTGCAGCGTCGGGATAGTCGGCTCCGAGTGGTTCTTCGGAGCCGATGGCTTCATCACCACGGAGCGAGTATTGTAGTCTGTGAGCTATACTACCCGCATCACGGTGGGCGGCGCGTTCGACGACGTCGTCGAGACGACCACCGACGCGCTCGCCGACGAGGGCTTCGGCGTCCTCTGTGACATCGACGTCACGGAGAAGTTCGCGGCGAAGCTAGACGTCGATTTCCGCGACTACCGCATCCTCGGCGCGTGCAACCCCCCGCTCGCGAAAGAGGGTATCGACGCCGAACCCGCGCTCGGCGCGCTCCTCCCGTGTAACGTCGCCGTCTACGCGGACGGCGACGACGTCGTCGTGGCCGCCGTCGACCCGGAGAAGCTCGTGAGCGTCACCGAGAACCCCGACCTCGACGGCGTCTCCGAGGACGTCGCCGAACGCTTCGACCGCGTCCTCGCGACGGTCGAGGAGGCCTACTGACCCCCGATGCCCTGGGGCGTCAACACGGAGTTCACGGAGAACGAGACCGAGGACGTCGAGGTCGACGAGGACGGCGAGCCCGTCAACCGGGGCGAGGACGGCGAAGAGACCACCGACGACTTCGACATCGACGACGCGATCTCGAACCTCGACTGAACGCCGGTGCCACGACCACACCGCGGCGACGTGACGTCTCGGACGCGTCCACTGCGGGGTCGTCGGGTTGAACGGGAGGTCCGAGTTATCGGACGGCGGTGAGCGCGAACGTCTCGACGCGTTCGTCCGCCCGCTCGACGGTGAATCCGGCGGCGGTGAGGAGGGAGTCGGCGTCGGTCGCGTCGTAGCGTTCGTCGACGGGCGGGCCGTCCACGCCGTCGCCGGCGGCGGACCAGTCGACGACGGCGAGGCGCGCGCCGTCGCGGAGGACGCGTGCGAGTTCGGCGAGGCTGTCCTCGCTCGCGAACTCGTGGAAGGTCATCGTGGAGACCGCGCCGTCGAGGCTGGCGTCGTCGAGCGGGAGGTCGGCGACGTCGGCGGTGACGAGGTCGACGTTGTCGGGGATGCCGTTCGGCTCACGCGTCGCGTCGCGCCGCGTTCGCTCGTTCCGCTCCGACCCTCCCGACGGAGCGTGCTTCTCCCGGTACGCGTCGTGCATCACGTCCTGGACGTCGACGGCGTGGACGTGCGCGACGTGCGGGGCGACGTCGTCAGTATAAAAACCGGTGCCGGAGCCCAGGTCGGCGACGTCCCAGTCGGCTTCGGGAGCGAGCGCGCCGAGGAGCTCTTCGCGGGAACAGTAGCGGTAGCGCTCGCCGGCGTCTTCGAGCTTCGCGGCCTTCTCGGGGTCGAACGTGTGGAAACCCATAGGTGGTCTTCGAGGGGGAGGGCTATAGTGTTAGACGAGGAGTTGGACGTCGGCTTCGGCGAGGTCGGTGATGGCGGACGCCGCGCCGACGCCGGTGGTGACGCCGTCGTAGAAGTCGGCCTTGTCGTAGTCGAGGAGGTCGACGGTCATCTGGCAGGCCTGGAGGTCGACGCCCATCTCCAGGGAGGTCTCGACGAGCTCCTCGACGGATGCGGTGTCGTTCTCCGCGATGCGGTTCTCCATCATGCGCGTGGTCACGCGGTCCATCCCGGGGAGCGCGCCGAGGAGGTTCGGCACGGGCAGGTTCGGGTTGCCGACCGAGGAGAGCTGCAGGTGTTTCGAGCGCTCCTCGTGGAGGAGTTCGAGCCCCCAGAAGGTGTGGAAGACCGTCACTTCCCAGCCGAACGCGGCCGCGGTGCTCGCGAGGATGAGCGGCGGGTACGCCATGTCGAGCGTGCCCTTCGTCGCGATGATGCTCATCTTCTTCGTCCCGTCCTCGACCTCGTCGAGGCGGGCTTCCAGCGCCTCGATACGCGCCGCGAGCGCCTCGCGGGACGGGCGGTCGTCGTCGGGTTCTGTGTCTGAGTCGGCGCTCATCACTCGGTCTTGCGGACGTAGTGGGTGTAGATGGTACGAGTCGGTTCGTCAGACGACGAGGTGTCGCCGCCCGTCTCGTCTTCGTCTTGCGCTTCGAGTTCGACGCCGGGGGTGTTGTCGGCCCAGCCGGCGACGTCGTTCACGCTGCCGGGGTCGGTGGCGACGACTTCGAGGACGTCGCCGTCGTCGAGGTCGTCGACGGCCCGCTTGGCTTCGACGACCGGCATCGGACAGTTGAGGCCCTTCGCGTCGAGCGTCTCGGTGGGAGTGTCTTCGAACGTCATATTGTATTGTATTGTATTGGACGCACTAAGCAATAATACGAAGCGGGTGAAAAGCGCATCGGTCGCCACCAGACGGTTAATCCGATGTAACGGATTCGTCAGCCTCCATCCGGTTTCAGAGAGGTCTCCCCTCGCGATTCGGTATTGTGTCACTCGTGTATTTCTACCCGAACTCTTTTGGTCGACGGTCGGCTACGTGGGAGTAATGACGCAGGATACGGACAGCGGCGTTCCGACCGTCACCGCGGACGCGCTCCGAGCGCGCATCGAGCGCGGCGAGGACGTCTTCGTCGTGGACGCGCGGAACGTCGACGACTACGAGGAGTGGCGCATCGACGGCCCGACCGTCGACTCGGTGAACATCCCCTACTTCACCTTCCTCGACGACGACCTCCCCCGGGGCGTCGACGCGCTCCCCGACGACCGGCGGCTCACCGTCGTCTGCGCGAAGGGCGGCGCGAGCGAACTGGTCGTCGAGAAGCTCGCGGCCGCCGGCTACGACGCCGAACACCTCGACGGCGGCATGACGGAGTGGGCGCGCGTCTACGAGGCCAACGACGTCGACACCGGCGGGGACGTCCTCGTCCGCCAGTACCACCGGCCCTCCTCGGGCTGTCTCGCCTACCTCGTCGCGAGCGACGGCGAGGCCGCCGTCGTCGACCCGCTCCGCGCGTTCACCGAGCGCTACGTCGCCGACGCCCGCGACCTCGGCGTCTCCATCGAATACGCCGTCGACACGCACATCCACGCCGACCACGTCTCCGGCGTCCGCGACCTCGCCGCCCGAACGGGAGCGACCGTCGTCCTCCCGGAGCGCGCCGACGCGCGTGGTGTCGACTACGACGACGCCTACGAGACCGTCGCCGACGGCGACTCCCTCGCCGTCGGGACCGCCGCGCTCGACGTGCTCGCCGCGCCCGGCCACACCTCCGGGATGACCGCCTACCGCGTCGACGGCGTGCTCTTCACCGGCGACAGCCTCTTCCTCGACTCCGTCGCCCGCCCGGACTTAGAGGACGACGACCCCGACGCCGTCGCGGCCGCCGCGCGGACGCTCCACGGAACGCTCCGGTCCTTCCTCGACCGCGCCGACGACACGCTCGTCGCGCCCGCGCACGTCGGCGGCGACACCGAACCCGCCGCTGACGGGACGTACACGCGGCGGCTCGGCGACCTCGCGGCGAGCCTCGACGCGCTCTCCATGAGCG
Encoded proteins:
- a CDS encoding CBS domain-containing protein, whose translation is MEDIFVARLMSSEVTTVEPDTLVEDAARTMLDNGIGSVVVVDGDGRLEGILTTTDFVRIVAERQPKDQTPVSEYMTTGVRTAKAGDSITEAAETMLDVGIHHLPVVDDENHVIGIITTTDLTAYVSQIEAHA
- a CDS encoding MBL fold metallo-hydrolase, encoding MTQDTDSGVPTVTADALRARIERGEDVFVVDARNVDDYEEWRIDGPTVDSVNIPYFTFLDDDLPRGVDALPDDRRLTVVCAKGGASELVVEKLAAAGYDAEHLDGGMTEWARVYEANDVDTGGDVLVRQYHRPSSGCLAYLVASDGEAAVVDPLRAFTERYVADARDLGVSIEYAVDTHIHADHVSGVRDLAARTGATVVLPERADARGVDYDDAYETVADGDSLAVGTAALDVLAAPGHTSGMTAYRVDGVLFTGDSLFLDSVARPDLEDDDPDAVAAAARTLHGTLRSFLDRADDTLVAPAHVGGDTEPAADGTYTRRLGDLAASLDALSMSEDAFVDFVLADVTPRPANYAAIIDINLGARDASAEDAFELELGPNNCAVSTE
- a CDS encoding ribbon-helix-helix domain-containing protein; amino-acid sequence: MPKVEVTIPDDLEVELERIVDQGEFVNRNEAAEEILSLGLNAYETDAGAEAEGDFYGEEMQETADRPLDDDYEF
- a CDS encoding Hsp20/alpha crystallin family protein, with protein sequence MARDPFFDDLQRTLDRLGSQFDRDLSSLGELGGVSVDVSETDDAYEVTADLPGFDKDDIGVSVDDGVLRLSATHSEETERDEDEDVTYHRKERSRRSLVRDVRLPGPVDETEANATYQNGVLTVTLPKAGTGSGHSIDVE
- a CDS encoding sulfurtransferase TusA family protein, coding for MTFEDTPTETLDAKGLNCPMPVVEAKRAVDDLDDGDVLEVVATDPGSVNDVAGWADNTPGVELEAQDEDETGGDTSSSDEPTRTIYTHYVRKTE
- a CDS encoding DUF7504 family protein, which translates into the protein MGEKNVATEGFTLGVEQHHDDSRDDVPVPSTASNVLLLDDDETACNALLTASEPGDEDVVVVSWDGRVDEHLVRWRAEHEHQPKSVFAVAVGEISRSAAARAGTDDGPSVRTGSTVDVRAVEDPADLTQVGIALTTFLDNRLDGEDRELLVCVDSLTELLAHVPLERAFQFLHVMTVKLSREGAVAHYHLDPDAHDKQTVGTLTQLFDAVLERRDGEWTLRER
- a CDS encoding DsrE/DsrF/DrsH-like family protein; protein product: MSADSDTEPDDDRPSREALAARIEALEARLDEVEDGTKKMSIIATKGTLDMAYPPLILASTAAAFGWEVTVFHTFWGLELLHEERSKHLQLSSVGNPNLPVPNLLGALPGMDRVTTRMMENRIAENDTASVEELVETSLEMGVDLQACQMTVDLLDYDKADFYDGVTTGVGAASAITDLAEADVQLLV
- a CDS encoding class I SAM-dependent methyltransferase produces the protein MGFHTFDPEKAAKLEDAGERYRYCSREELLGALAPEADWDVADLGSGTGFYTDDVAPHVAHVHAVDVQDVMHDAYREKHAPSGGSERNERTRRDATREPNGIPDNVDLVTADVADLPLDDASLDGAVSTMTFHEFASEDSLAELARVLRDGARLAVVDWSAAGDGVDGPPVDERYDATDADSLLTAAGFTVERADERVETFALTAVR
- a CDS encoding DUF302 domain-containing protein, giving the protein MSYTTRITVGGAFDDVVETTTDALADEGFGVLCDIDVTEKFAAKLDVDFRDYRILGACNPPLAKEGIDAEPALGALLPCNVAVYADGDDVVVAAVDPEKLVSVTENPDLDGVSEDVAERFDRVLATVEEAY
- a CDS encoding DUF2270 domain-containing protein, encoding MERESADEGEAGDARVGVGLLDEDMGPSSAFAHLYRGEIHRMKLWRERLDRTTNWAVVVMAALLTWAFSSRTNPHYIILVGVAAVTVFLVIEARRFRGYDIWRSRVRTLQANVWAVGLDPERDVDDPDWRERLGRDYAQPTVKITAEEAIAHRLRRVYLPLFAVLGTSWFIHVTAFEMSSWPASAAIGPVPGTLVSAVVVGYYALLSAVALRPRTWHARDELREEDLRKDRE
- a CDS encoding GNAT family N-acetyltransferase, giving the protein MTVVRVDEDDERFADARAVRVAVFVEEQDVPEALEFDEHDADARHFVAYDDENGTGERDGGERGIDESDDGGNGRSEAIGVARLRESESADGERVGKVERVAVREARRGEGWGDALMDAVEAAARDGGYDVLELHAQTHARGFYARRGYAVEGEPFDEAGIPHVHMVRRLDD